ATGGTAGTAAACTACGCTTTGGCCTACGGTCTCGGAAGACCTTTCGTGGTGAAAAAATTAGGAATGGAAAGACTTGAAGAGATATCTGCTTTGTGGAATCGATGGGGCTGGATAATATACGTGTTATTCGGGATCATACCCGTGCTCCCAGTTGAGTTTTTAGCTTTATTCTGCGGACTGATAAAGGCACAATTCGACCGCTTCCTTATCTTAAGTTTCATTCCACGTTTGATAGTGTTCACCCTCTTATCCTACTTCGGGATTCAGCTTGGTCAGTGGCTCGAAATAATGTAATGTGCCAAAACTTAAAGTCGAGAATACGTTCCGGCAGCTCTCTTACGCCTCAAGAACTATAAGAAAATTAAGTGGACCGGCGGGGATTCGAACCCCGGACCTCGCGCAATCCAGCCGAAACGAGGTCGCCAGGCGCGCGATCTTCCGCTGATCTACCGGCCCAATTATAATAGATAAATTTGTTCGTAGCGTTTAAAGCTTTTCTTCAAGTTTTCATTTTTAATGGCTTTAACCATTTATAGGATCTCAGCTTCTTCGAAGCACCAAAACCACAAGCGGCGCACCGTCTCTTAAAAACATGAAACGATCTGCGTCCACATCTCCTACAGCGAATATGCACCGGTTTATTTCGCTTTCCGAAGGAAGGTGTGCCCTTCACCATGTTGACTCAAACAGACCGTTAAAATCTTTCTAATAAGCTTATCACACTATTCCTTAGGACTAGTGCTTATCATTATTATATTATCTCCTCTCACAACTATGGTTCCGATCTGGGTGCTATTATTCTGCTCCAGGACTTCTTCGGCGTTTTCCAAGACTAGGTTTAGATGTTGGTCGTAGCCCTGAAGGAGACCCCTGATCAGCTTACCATTCCTGAGCTTTACGAGGACTTTTTCGCCCAAGCTTTTGGAGAGGATCTTTATCGATATGTCACCGGACATACTTCACACAACCTCTTGCTCTATGCACCCTCTAATATTTCTTTCAATAATTAAATTTATCGTTCGA
The window above is part of the Aigarchaeota archaeon genome. Proteins encoded here:
- a CDS encoding 50S ribosomal protein L37e, which encodes MVKGTPSFGKRNKPVHIRCRRCGRRSFHVFKRRCAACGFGASKKLRSYKWLKPLKMKT
- a CDS encoding LSm family protein, with product MSGDISIKILSKSLGEKVLVKLRNGKLIRGLLQGYDQHLNLVLENAEEVLEQNNSTQIGTIVVRGDNIIMISTSPKE